Genomic window (Maylandia zebra isolate NMK-2024a linkage group LG11, Mzebra_GT3a, whole genome shotgun sequence):
GTGGACTCACAAATACATGCTTCAATCCACGCACTAATACAAAGCAATTTGACCACACGTGCACGGTTCTGTCTATTGAGAACAAGAAAAgactttttcattaaaaaaaaaaaggtaatacattaaaaaaagacaaatacagAGAGAAAGCCCAGATGTCTCCATTTCAGTCTGTGACATGAAACAAAAGTTACACACAAATCACTGTACACAATTGTACGCTTGTGGATCATATCGTTCATATTTGCAACGCTTTTAAAGCATATTTCTGTCCATAGGTTATGGGGTATTAATTTCACTGCTTCACGTTAATATTTTTCTGGCATACAGCACAAATGTACAGTACAAATCTGCTCTGTCTTAATACAGTATCAGGCTGAAGAAGCAGAAAAGCAGATCAAAGCAGAGTTTCAGAGGCTTCACGACGTGCTCACCGCAGAAGAAGCGATGCGTCTTAAAGCTCTGTCTGATGAGGAGGGGGAGAAGATCGCTGGCATACAGAAACAGATTGAAAGCACAGAAAAGGATGTTGTCGCTATGAAGGAGCTCATTGATACAATTAAGAAGGAGATGGGCAATGAGGATCTACCACTCCTccgggtaaaaaaaacaaaaacaaaagtctgTTATCACAATGTCGTTTTGTGTCTCACGAGCGCTTTACATGACTTGAATCAAACTGATTTCGgtcactttttttgtttcagaattTCCAGAATTTAAAAAGACAGTAAGTCCCTGCAAAACTTGCTGTAATCAGAAATAATCTTTGCAAAAACAATCTCTGTTATAGATTAAATACATCTAAAAAATTCATTACAATGATGTTTTTGATAAATATTTGCACAATCGtcacattacagttttttcttttatttagctCTCTGCTGTCTTTTGCTAAGTTACAACTGTCTCTCATTAACTTTCCACATTGCCGTCTCTTGTCTAGAGCTCACTGGTCTCGTTCAGAGCCTCGCATTCCCTACGGATCCCTTTTGAACGTGGCCAAACACGTTGGTGGTCTGGGCTTCAACGTATGGAAGAAAATGCAGTCTCATGTGAAATATTGTGAGTACGTTACACGGTGGGATTTTGGAACAGTGGAACTGCCTTTATTGCCCGAAATATACACAAATTTTAGAAGACACACGTGCACTAGAGTGCATCTGATAGGCTAAACTTTATTATAAGAATTGTGAATGTAGATCAGTATTGCACTTCAGTCATTGCCTGAAAACCAGTGTTGTATGGACTGAGCTGTTCATCATGTATTTGTTATCATTTGACAGTGATCCAGATCCTCCATGAAAACTAAGCTTGAGCTTGAGGATGGCTATACTACAGTATTTCAGGACCGAATACAAAAATAACtagtctgtttatttatttcagacagAAAGAAATGCCACTGAACCTTGGAATCAGTACATTTTAATACTAGTTAGTCTTTTCCTGCCAGCACTTAATAGTGGATGTTTGTAGTCTTGAGCTCTAGAACAGTACATGGAGATTGTACATGACTTTCCTACATTTAGTACATTTAGCATATCTCTTCACAAGAAATTTGACCCCCATTGTGGCTTTTCTCACCCTGTGTGTGCAGATCCAGTGCTGTTGAACCCGAACACAGCCTCGCCTTGGCTGTCTTTGAGTTCAGACCTGGTCAGTGTGAAGGAAAGCTCAGAGCGGCTGACCATCCCCGATAACCCACAGCGCTTTGATCCCTGCGTCTTTGTCCTAGGTGCTGAAGCTTACACCTCCGGGAAACACAAATGGGATGTCTTTGTAGGTGACAACCCCAAGTGGATAGTGGGAGTGTGCAGAGAGTCATTGCAGCGTAAAAAGAAGTTTACAGTTGCAACAAACCGCGGTGTGTGGGCCTTAGGACTGAGCAAAGGGGTGTATAATGTAATGACGACTAAGCGTGAAGAGCTGCAGCTTCAGCAGCGACCTGAAAAGATTCGAGTCAAGCTTAATATAGAAAAGGGAGAGGTGTCATTTTGGGATGGAGGGTTAGGGAAGCACCTGGTCACACTTACACACAAGTTTGAAGGTGCAATATGTCCTATTTTTGGTCCCGGCCTCCATAGCTCGCCCATGGCTCTGGTTCCAGGAAAAATAGCTATACACATGTCAACAACCCAAGATAAGGTTGACGTGAAGATGCAAAATTGAAAATCAATGatgaaaaacttttaaaagcaaGAGAAACTCGACAAGCCTTTATCAGTCGATCAGGGGCAACGAGaacatcaaataaaagtttaaaagatTAAATCTGCCAGTAGATGAAACATCAGTTTAAGTATAAAGATGAAAATAATGACACTGACATAATGTTCGAAGCGTGTGATAAAACACAATGTCAGAAACACAATTTAGAGTGAAATGCCTAAACTTTAAAACATGCAAACCAGCCTGCAAAAGACAGTCAAGATGAAACGTGTTGACGGCGTGCAGAAGACAGAAACCAAGAAGTGATCAAAGGATGACACTTTGTGCCGTAGTGCCTTTGCTGAGAGAAACCGAATCCACTGATCTTTTGGCACCTTGCTAGTGACCGACCAAAGGAGGAAAAAGTAAACTGAATTTGGGATGTCACGCTATGTTGTATCGAAGATGATCGCCATGATCGAAAGGTTCTTGCTGTGTTAATATTACTGATATGATAGTCTCATAAATAATTAACAGTGACTGTGACATATGACACCACCAACATAGGTGGTGATATTACAGCTTAATGCGGGCTGCCGTTCAGGCTGTGATTTACAACCACAGTAAGGATGTGGTTATTTATATCAGAGCGATGAAATATCAGCCTGtggtccacacacagacactcacgcTTTCTGTCTCGTCTCTACTCATAGGtgtattttgttatttctttcttttttctttgttttcacctTGCATTGCATTGATGGAAGATTTCAGGCCGTATTGATTTGTTTATGAGTTCATGGAGTTGCCTTTACTTCACTGCCTTCACTGTTTGTTTTGCACAACAGTTGTCTGGCCCTCTGCACCTCCCTACCCTCGTGTTTTGAGCGTAGTTAATGTGgccaaacagaaacaaaacacatgACGAAAACAAAGGATTGGACTGagagctttattttttttaacccttcaaTGAAATAAAGGCGATGATGGTGATTAAGTTTGAAACTTCACTGTTATAAAGTCACTTGCTTCTGGGTTTTAGGGGATGATATTGTAGTTGTTGTTAGCCTTTGATTCATTTGATTTCTGTGAGGAATCAGAAAATTTTCTCAAATATACACTTAAAAAAATGCGTTTCAAATGCTTTTGGTgatgctgatgttttggattaaaatgcaaaatgaaaCTGCTGATTGTTGGGATTGTTGGGATAGTTAAATTGCTATGCTGGCTGTCATTCACTATACTAAGTTCATGCTTAGCAACACTTTGTGATATAAAATATGCTACTGCAGTGTGTGTAACCTCTAAACATTAACACTTGTGTGTCGGTcttcaatttaaaaactgtttcaaATTAAATGTGTGTTGAGTTCTTTTCAAAACGTTTGCAAACAGTATGGGGAACTTTATTCAGCAGGGAGCAGATGAATTCAGCAGTGGTGAAAATAATAGTTTAACTTGTTAATTTGCAGAAaatcaataagtgcttacagatacacaaacaaaaagcaagaaCATAAGAGGGAGAACGAGAATGACCATGGGACAGATGTAGCAGTGTAGATGCAAGGAGTAGAGGTAGTGATGggagatgagtttaaatacctgacATCAACGGTCTGCACAAGAGCAGTGAAGAGAGTCCAGGATGGaggatggtgatgagtctgcataccggcaggaagttgagcggctggtactctggtgcagtcagcacaatctggagccGAACACTCTTaaaactgtagagatgacagtggacttcaggagacaccCCTCAACACTGCTCCCCCTTCCCATATCAGACAGCCCGGTGTCGACTGTGGAgatcttcaagttcctgggtaccaccatctcccaggacctgaagtgggagaccaacatcaactccatcctcaaaaagacccagcagaggatgtacttcctgagacaactggggaagtacagtcttccacaggagctgctgatccagttctacactgcggtcattgagtctgtcctgtgctcctccatcacagtctggtatggtgcagccactaaacaggacaggagcagacttcAGCGGACTGTACAGGCAGCAGAGAAGATCATCGGCGCCcgcctgccctccatccaggatctgtacctctcaagaaccaggaaacgggtAGGGAAAATCATCGCAGACCCCTCACGccctgcacacagactttttgatctgctgccctctggcagatggtacagaagcctgcagaccaggaccacctgacataggaacagtttctttcccctcgccatctcccttctaaacagttgacctgtcacactgctcccactgccagactgcaactgcaccttatgtacattctgtagtattcattccactTCATTTCATTCCTGTATTTTATGCATATAAGTTTAGAttagttatttatagttggtttacacagctttgtgtatgtatgtgtatgcatgtgtaatgtatatatagacacgtgtgcgtgcgtgtgatttacattgctgtgcttgagagcctccatctaccggaaccaaattccttgtatgtgtctgcacatatacttggccaataaacacgattctgattctgagatgAGAATCAGGGGTAATTTGTGATGGAAAGAGAAGGTTCAGAATAAGGTAGTGAGACCTGTGATGTGTTGCTCTGACCAAAAGCAcaggaggcagagctgaagatgcCAACATTTACAACTAACCAGaatggacaagattagaaattaATTTTCGAGAAGAACAGCTAAGGCTGAGCAGTTTGGACAAGTGCAGAGGAGGGATTGTGGATTTATTGGACTAAGGACGTTAAATATGGAGCTGTCAGGTAGGAGGAAAAGAAGACCACATAGAAGATTAATGGATTTATAGTAAAGGAGGATATGTAAACGGCTAGTGAGACAGGGGTGGGGGAAGATACAAGTAGATAATCCACTTTATCCACAAATAAATGACATaaataatgaacaaaatatttcataaacAACCCTCCGTTTGTGGCTTACACAAGATCCAAGTGTAAAATTTGATTGTCTCCGCTGGGTGGCAGTAGTGGGATGGGTCTTTGTGTTGGTCACCGTTGGTTATTGCTCGCCTGCCAAAAAGCACCAAAACACTGGCTTCTCACCACAACATGGTCCGCAGGAGTAGCGTCGATGCTTTTAAAACGTGTCGCTGATAGCTGCAAGCAGTTCTCCGAGGTGTACCATCATTTTGTTATTACATAATGAAGAATTACTCTCAAGAATGACTGATTCTGTTAGGGTCTGCAGCAACCAACGATTGCGCATCTGGATTTGGCCGAGCCGCTACCACTAGCTAGCGGACAGGCTAGCAGAGCAGAATGCTGTAGCGCTCTGCAGTGAATCCAATTTAGTATCGACTGGATAGCCAGCTGTCAGTTTGCAGCCCTCACTAGTTAGCTCGTGCAGTAACTGACGTTTAAAGGCCTGCCGAAAATGTAAACCACCATGCGAACAAAGAGACGGGAAATGGTAAGTGTTATTTTGAATCCATACCAACTGATGAGCTCAGATTAACTGTATTCCGTTTGCTACCTTAGCTTAGCTACCCTTTCGTTAGCTTTGTTGTGATAGCCTGCAGAGACCCTTGCTGCTAATTGTCGTAGGTTCATCCTTTGGCTAGTTTGTTGTAAGAAACCCAGATAATAAAAGTTAAACTGTGTTGTCTGCTATTCTAATGTAACACTGCAGATGTGGATTATCGTCGTTTCACCTTGATGTTTGTGTGGTATGATTTCTGGAGTCGTAATGTTTACGAGCTACTTCCCTGTACACGTTAGCAACATCAGCATAAGAATTTTTGCAGTAGCTTTTCTTGAGTCTGGCAATTTGTAGTAATCCTTGTAATCTGATCATTAAGCCTGATTGGTTGTTGCTGCAGGGTGAATGGCATTGCAGTTGACATATGACTCATAGCGCTTTAAATTGGACCCTTTCAGTGGCATAAGAGTGCTCAACGAGACCTGAGAACAACTAGGGGGGACGAAGATTGCGCTTTGATGTCCATAAGGCGTTCCCTTGTATCCAGATCGGATCGTTCAGTTGTTATATGTGGTCGATAAACGAACCTTAAGAGACTGGTCTTCATATGTGCTGCAAATGTTCAACGTTTGTTATTAGGACACCAACCGATTCCCACCTTGCTCTTTCCCTTTCCATCTTTCAGGCAGTGCCAGTGATGGCCTCCCCCCTCCCTGTCTCCTTCATCCTGGTCGTTCTCCTGTTGGCCAAGTCGCCTTTGTACCAGGCAGGGGACTGCAAGGGCCACAGGCAGGTTTTGAGGGGACCACCTGGCTATGTGACAGATGGAGCAGGAAACTACTCTGTCAATGGGAATTGCGAGTGGCTCATCAAAGGTGGAGAAAATggtttttgtcattattttttgttgttttctgtgaTTATTCAAAGTGATATTTATCGAATTCTTCATATCTTCCAGCTCCCAACAACAGTCACCGCATTGTCTTGAATTTCACCTTCATGAACACAGAGTGCACTTATGACTACCTTTTTGTGTATGATGGGGACTCCTACCAAAGCCCCCTGCTAGCCAGTCTGAGTGGCCACACGTTGCCCCAGCCCGTTGAAGCAAAGTCTGGCAAGGTAACCAAGAAAAGATACCACAGCTGAAAGGCCAGGATGATTCTTGAAACTTCATTAGCATTGAATTCTAACTTAATTTGTGTTCACTCTTAAACTGTGTTCCAGATGCTGCTTCACCTCTTCAGTGACGCTAATTACAACCTCCTGGGTTTCAATGCAACTTACACCTTCTCTTTGTGCCCTGGAGCGTGTGGCGGTCATGGTCGTTGTGATTCCTCTACATCAAAGTGCCATTGTCATCAGGGTTGGGGTGGGCCCTCATGTACAACCCCTCTGTGCACTCAAGCTTGTTCTGTGAACGGCCAGTGTGACAAGGTAAGAGTAGGGATAGGGACGATTAAATgaacacacataaaaaatatatactatAGTCGCACAGTAACGCGTTTCTCAACCTGATTAGGTTATTCATTTGTGTGCCGTGATGAAACTTTTCATATTTGCCTTCAttcatttattgatttttttcagaaaggaGAGCGTTGTCTGTGTAAGCCAGGCTTTGTGGGTCAAAACTGCCAGCTTGGTCTCTATAATGACAGCGGTGCAGGGAAGTGGTGGCGTGTGAGTGAAGAAAACCCCTACACACCTCCCAGGACAGGTTCTGCAGGCGTGTACCTCTCCTCCACAGGAGCCATGTACCTGTTTGGCGGTAAGAGCAACACACAGTTAAATTCCACTGATACAATTTTTCTGcttagaaaaacatttttaacacacAAGACAACGGCAAGGTTTTTGACTTTGATTCTTTGGTATATGTTAATAATCATAACTCAACACAATTTGTTGCTGTGTTACATATTAACCATCAGTGATGTTGATGTCTTTGTTAGAGCTGAATGTCAATGTCTGAGTCATCAGTCTCATATCTCATTATTGGCTTGTTTGAATTATATTTTGCTTATCTTCTTTGCAGGATTTGATCTGAACAGAGCTCTTGGTGACTTGAtcaaatacaattttacatcCAACCAATGGGAAAGCAGGTCTTATGGTCATTCACCTGTAAGTGAACATACACTCAAAcatgtgctgtttttctttccttctgctATTGCATTTGCTTTGTCATTCTCTATGCAAACAAGTGTCCAAGTTACTGTCAGCACTTTACAATAAATTGATCCTCAAAATGTCATGTAGGCAAGAAATGTAGTTTCCTTAATCAGGAGAATGGATTCAAAGATATCCATTCCAAGATTTTCTCTCAATGACTTGTCAGGCCCCAACTTATCCTCTGACAACCAGGAACTCAGGAACAACTCTGGAATcaggatttctttttaaaataactttaaaagaCAATATTAAAACTATAGAGAAGGATTAAAGCCAAAACCTATTACTATTACTTATAACTTATACTAGTTTAACCATTTACTTATGGCCATTTATTGCAATAGCCTAAATGCAAAAtcttaaaaaacagaaacatattACTAGCTAATGCAGGACTATACCAGTCTCACAAAGTTGGTCTCTACAGCTGTTTAATATCATTTGTAAAATTTTAATACAAATGCTCAATTTTTTCACTCCAACAACTCAGTTAATGCAGTCCATTATTCacactttttaaacattttattttatgcttctCTCTGGTTACTGTCCAAACGTACGACCTAATCTCAACATGGCACAGCTGTTTAACCAGTTTCTGACAGTTAGCACCTCTTACACTTATTTGAAGTGTGGCTGAAGGGCACATGGTAGCTAGTGCTCTGTGATGCAGTCATCCAGTGGCAAAAGACTGGCAGACATGCAGACATCTGCACAGATCCTTAAGGTCACCATCTAGTGTTAAAATTTCCATCACTTGAATTTAAGTAGATCCTTGCATACTTGTGGATATCAAAACTTTTAACATGCCTTTcttgctttcatttatttatttatttatttttgttcagtgctgATTGACCGTATTTATTTAATGCCACTTTGTGGTGATAGAGTATTACATTCTACTGATTGCTTGTTAAAAACAAGGTAAATCGATAAAGTCAAGAatatttgcttattttttttgtaaataatgtTGTAACTGTTtaagaatttattttttaatttatcgaACCTGTTTATGACAAATGtgcatttttagtttttatagaAATCAGTTTATTGCAGTGTATACTCTGCtcactcatttttttttatatatcctATTTGTTTGCACATGTAAACATAGTCGATGGGAATTCTAGCATTCTCATTTTTTGGTTTAACATCTCAATCGTATTCCTTTCCTTCGTGCTCTCTTTGGCTCTCCTACTCTGTCAGGTGGCTCGTCATTCCCACACAGCAGTAGAGTATATGGGTAAAATGGTTGTCTTTGGAGGAGAGCTAGCCAACGGCTCCCTGGCCAATGATGTGTGGATGTACCGGCCTCTCAATGATGACTGGCAACAGCTTGGCTTTTCCACTTCACGTGGTGCTCCTAAACTGGCTAATCACGCTGCGGCTATAGTAGACAGTTATCTCTATGTGTTTGGAGGTGGGTTCGCATGTATACTGTCACGTtgcactttgtctttttttatatcAGCATTTTTAATCCACTAAGAAACGAACAAACCCAAATTTGTTTCCCAGGTCGTACTGAGGAGGATATGTTTTCCTCGACTCTGTATCGGTTCGGCCTGCATGGCTCTGGACGGTGGGAGACGGTTCAGCCCACAGGTGGGAAGCCACCTGCCACTGCTGGGCACTCCATGGTCTTCCACGGCCCTTCCAGGACATTACTTGTCTATGGAGGGCACAGGCCTACCACTGCCAGGTGTGTACCTTCTCATACATTAGAAGGTAGAGGTTGAGAGGAGAGTGGGAATCTGTCTTTTATGTATAAGACCACATCACACTCACTTAAACATTGATTTCCTAAGTTTATTAATTATACTATTAGTTTAGTCTATGTTATTTTATCAATCCCTCCTGCTAGTGATGCACTAGCATCACTGACTTttgctgacattttgtgtaagCAACACACAATCTGTTCCCTAGACAGGCTCATTGTCATCAATGTCCACTTGAGCTTTTTAAGTCAGTATTGGACCAATATCTCACCAGTGGATCCCAACATAATAAGATATATTTTATCCCAAGATTTAATTCTTTTGTGATAACTTGCTACACAAAGTTAGTTAAGTGCTTCAGAAAAATCCAGGAAGTGGGGACTTTTAAAAAACGGCATCTTTATAGACAATAGAAATATACATACTGTATATGTTTCTTAGGTTTAGTGTCAGGGTGAACAAAACAGACGTGTTCCATGTGGATCGACGATTTTGGACATCCTTCCGTTCGCGTTTCGCAGCAACTGGCCCAAGAGAGCGAGCTTTCCATTCAGCCACTGTCATCGGAAACTACATGGTTGTCTACGGTGAGTCCTGAGATAATTAGCAGTTTGTTTCGTAATCAGTCCAGCCATGTTTATATTTATCTCTGTTTGTCTTGCAGGaggaaatgtgcacattcatTTCCATGAGGAAAAGTGCTATGATGAGGAAATCTTTTTCTACCATCTGGGTTGTCACCAGTGGGTCTCGGCAAAGGAGAAACTCAGTGAGTATGAAAGTGAACAAAACAGCCGACTTCTAGATTGCACCTtccttgttttatttatttttctaacacattatattttatttggtCTTGAAATGGTTGTGATTAGACAGCCAAATAAAGTCCACTTTGTATATGTAGATGAAATAAGCACTAAATGTCTTTATGCTCCACTGTGAGTATATTTGTACAAACCTAAGGGACAATCAGAAGATTTGGGGCTAAAATCCATTTGAGATCTGAGCAGGTTGCACAAATGCACAAGTTTATTTTCACTTCTCCTTTTTACttcaactttttttattttcaccatCTTCAGTTTTTTCCTGAGTGGGTAGCCTTATGCCAGAACTCTGAAATGCGAAGGCACATGcagttttttcttgttgttttacatttgttttttttatttaaggtCCATTTTAAACACCATCCATCTTAGTGATTGTTACCTCTGCATGTGAAGTGGTCACAGAGCTGTCATATTTTTCCAAGGTGGTGATGCTGTGAGGGGGCGTTACTCACATGTTGCTGCAGTGATGGAGGGACGAGTGTTGCTGGTTGCTGGAGGTTACAGTGGCATTGCGCGTGGAGACCTTGTGGCTTACAAAGTTCCCCTTTTTGTCAGTAGCGACCAAGGTGACAGGGTGAGTGAAAGCGCTGTAAACCAATAGTATTTGGAAGACTGTCTGTGGCTGGAAGAATCTCAGTGGTTGAAAATTATGTTGACTAAGAGCATCTAATGGTAATgaaattgttgtgtttgtttgtttcatcatCAGGATGCTGTTTGTGCTGAGGCAGTAGATGAAAATATGTGCCTGAAGAACCCAGAGTGCAGCTGGTGTGAAGGCCGCTGTCGAGAGTACCAGCCCACTAACCCGGTAACGCTTCTCTCAGACTTTGTGTTAAATTGTAACAatgcctgttttttttgttttttttgggggggggggatccaTTTCTACGTTTTCAGAAATCTAATCCTTTCCTTTTCAGACTGTTTGTTTAGGTATAGCTAAAGTGCAAATTCTGTTTTCTGGTCGCAGTGTGGAAGTACTGGTTGCTTGGGCCTTGCTCGCTTCCTGTCTGACTGCCAGTCCTGTCTGGTGTTCAGTGGCACTCCAGCTTCTCTGGCCCGTGCCCCTGGTGAATTTGGCTGGTGTGTTCAGAATGAGTCCTGCCTACCAGTGTCAGGTGAGTCCCAGGGAGGGAGGAATGAGGGCAGACGAAAAGGGTCAAGACTGGAAAATGATGTTGGGAGTTGACATGGGAGGGACGTAATTGACTCGTGTTTGGTGTGTTTCAGAGGTGAAGTACAGTGACTTGGCTATACCCAGCTGAGACTGGACAGGTTCCTCAAACCACAGTTTGACTCGCCTGTCTAGTCACATACTTCTGGTGCAGTGAGGTCATTTTACTCCTTCAGAACACACGTCAAACAAGACTTACCAATTACATTCATTTCAGTACAGTAGTGCACAGTAGAAAGCTGCTGTAATATGAGATTTAAGAGGCCCGATGTGTGGGGGtattttagggggtttttttgtgcatgTGCTGACCTTTCCCTCTCGGTCTCACAGAGCGAAGTGCGTGCCGTGTGGACCAGATCTCAGGGGCGTACGGCTGGTGGGGGGAGCGTACCCTTTTCCTAACCTCCCTCCACTCCTGTCGCACCGAGAACTATGTCCCGGGACTGCACCTGctcaccttccagcacccccgcAACGACTCCCAGCCTGACCAGGTATGGAGTCCAAATGTTTTGACTTTACCAGTTGAGCCTGTAACTGCTTCCCTCTCTGCTTATACTTACTCCTCCTTCCTGCCACCAATATTGCATTCGAGCTTGGATATAATGATTctatttttgttagtttttctttGTGCTTTATGCTTTTTAACCTCGTCatgtctctttttctttttctctgtttgcttTGGGTAGAAAGGATATTTTTGTTCAAGTTGTTTGTGAAACTTTGTGGAGCAGTTAGTAGAGAATAGTGCCTCTGTtgatgtgtttccacttccatcATCCTCCACTGTCCTCCATCCTCCTCACCCCTCACATTAGGTAACCATCCTCCGCAGCGCCACCATCATGCTTGGCCCTACCACAGAAATGGACGTA
Coding sequences:
- the trim35-28 gene encoding tripartite motif containing 35-28; the protein is MSDNMEEDEPLPLQQELTCPVCQGIFRDPMLLPCTHSFCRQCLEENFKYSKKCPVCREECEKDKAIANRALNSTCESFLKQTNKRPKTIQPSDAVCNLHLKPLELYCEKDEEPVCVDCVTLHSTHRLYTLSDGAPMCKKELSERVHIFEKKVDSYKKTSRNLKNAVTYIKYQAEEAEKQIKAEFQRLHDVLTAEEAMRLKALSDEEGEKIAGIQKQIESTEKDVVAMKELIDTIKKEMGNEDLPLLRNFQNLKRQAHWSRSEPRIPYGSLLNVAKHVGGLGFNVWKKMQSHVKYYPVLLNPNTASPWLSLSSDLVSVKESSERLTIPDNPQRFDPCVFVLGAEAYTSGKHKWDVFVGDNPKWIVGVCRESLQRKKKFTVATNRGVWALGLSKGVYNVMTTKREELQLQQRPEKIRVKLNIEKGEVSFWDGGLGKHLVTLTHKFEGAICPIFGPGLHSSPMALVPGKIAIHMSTTQDKVDVKMQN